The following nucleotide sequence is from Aneurinibacillus soli.
CAAATACGACAAGTGTCCCTGAAAAAAATCTTCATCTGTCAGCACAGACATCGCCTCAACGTCCGCTTCTGTATATGCACGCGCAATGGTAAGTGGATCGAAGTCCGGACGAATCAGCCCTTTAGATGGCGATGCTTTTTTCACTTCCGCAATGACCCCGACCGCACGAGTTCGCCCTGTAAACCGCGCTTTCATCGACCGACACGGCGGTTGAATCGCAATGATTCGCTCCAGCTCCGCCTGCGGTGTTTCCTGTTTACGCTGTATCACTTCTTCTTGTTTTCTCGCTGTAATTTTACGAAGCATGGCTAACTCCTCCTGTTACTTGAATGATCTGTTCCAGCTTTTGCTGTACCCGTCCAGAATCAAGCAGCTCACTCGCAAGCGCTACGCCTTCGTGAATGGATGCGGCACGGTTGCTTACATACAGAGCCGCTCCGGCATTCAGCACAACAATATCACGGTACGCTCCACGCTCGCCTGCCAGTATGCGTTGAATAATCTCCGCATTGGCTTTAGCACCTCCACCCGCGACTGCCTCTATCGGATACACCGGAAGTCCGAATTCTTCTGGATGGATGATGCGTGAGATAACCTCGCCACCAGACACTTCGACCACATGGGTAGGGCCGCTAATGCTAATCTCATCCAGTCCATCCGCTCCCGTTACAACAAGCGCATGTTGAACACCAAGTTCGCATAGAGCACGTGCCGCGCTTTCTCCCATCTGTCTATCATATACCCCCATCAGCTGCCGATCCGCTCCTGCCGGATTTGTCAGAGGACCAAGTAAGTTAAATACCGTACGAATGCCAAGCTCCCGCCGGACGCCCGCTGCGTATTTCATCGCCGTATGATAAGTGGGTGCGAATAAAAAGCATACATCTGTTTTCTTCAAGCACTCTGCTGCCGCCTCCGGTGTCCCGGTAATCGTGACGCCGAGTGCTTCAAGCACATCAGCACTGCCGCTTTTGCTTGATACCGCCCGATTACCATGCTTGGCAACACGTGCGCCGCCTGCTGCTGCTACAAGAGCCGCCGCCGTGGAAATGTTAAAAGAAATGCCGCCGTCTCCTCCTGTCCCACACGTATCGACTAGCCCTTCGCCCATATTTGGAAATGAAATCGCTTTGCCACGCATTGCCCGCGCAAATCCAATAATTTCACTCACGGTCTCACCTTTGATCCGCAACGCTGTTAAAAAAGCCGCAATGCGAGCAGGTGGCACCTCACCGCTCATAATGCTCTCCATCGCTACCTGTGCGTTCGTACTCGATAACGACTCTCCTCTCATCACTTGCTCCAACACTTGCTTAATCATGACTTCTCATCTCCTCTAAACTCGTCATTTTCTCAGCTAGCGCTAACGCATGAAACATCGCCTGCGCCTTATTTCTCGTCTCTTCATATTCACTCTCTGGTACGGAATCAGCCACAATGCCTGCTCCCGCCTGCACGTACGCCATCCCGTCTTTGCATACAATCGTACGAATTGTAATGCACGAATCTAAATTGCCACAGAAGCTAAAATACCCAACCGCTCCCGCATAAAAACCGCGTGCCTCTCCTTCCAGCTCCGCAATAATTTCCATCGCTCGAAGCTTCGGCGAACCGGATACCGTCCCTGCCGGGAAGCAAGACAAGAGTGCATCGAACGGCTCTTTATCGGAAGCAAGCTCTCCACATACGTGCGATACGATATGCATAACGCGTGAATAATACTCTACTTCCATCTGCTGTGTGACCTGCACGCTGCCATAACTTGCAACGCGCCCAACGTCATTGCGCCCAAGGTCAAGCAGCATAAGATGCTCGGCCAGTTCCTTCTGATCCGCAAGCATATCAGCCGTAAGTGCGGCATCTTCTGCTTCGTTTTTGCCGCGTGGCCGCGTCCCAGCGATCGGACGGGTTTCGACTTTGTCACCCGTCACTTTCACAAGCAACTCGGGTGATGTACCAACAACGGACGTTCCTTCTGCTTCAAAATAATACATATACGGCGACGGATTCGTCAGGCGAAGAATCCGGTAAACGAGCAATGGATCTGCCTCTGACGGTGCCGCAAACCGCTGAGATAACACGACTTGAAAAATATCCCCTGCTGCGATATATTCTTGGGCTCGCTGCACCCGGTCTATGAACTGCTCTTTCGTCATGTTACTTGTAATCGACAGCGCCGCCCCTTCTCGCGGGATCGGACCCATGTGAGAAAGTCGAGTAGAAGAAGCAGTCAAGCGCTTCACAATCCGTTCAATTCGGCTGCATACACCTATGTATGCCGTCTGAAGTTCTGCCTCCTGTGCGTTATCTGGCACAAGCAGATTAACAATCACGCTTACTTCCTGGCGCACATGATCATACGCGATGACTTCATCAACGAACAGCAAATTCATCGTATCAAGTGCTAATTCGTCATGGGCTACTTTCGGCAATGCCTCGACAAACTGGAGCGTATCATAGCCGAGAAACCCAACCGCTCCCCCGGTGAAAGGAGGCATATCAGCAAGTCGTGGGCTGCGGAACTGATCAATGAGCGTGCGCAGCTCCTCAACAGGATTGCCTGGATATACTGTGCCGACTTCGCCTCGACGATACACATGCAGCGCACCATCCCGCACCCGGCATTTTAAAAACGGGTTCAGACCAATAAACGAATAGCGTGCCCAGCGCGTGCCGCCTTCCACACTCTCTAGCAAAAACGAATCCGGCTTACGCACGGTTTCATATAACTGAATGGGGGTCGCCTGATCGGCGAGAAATGAATAGCGAATGGGAATAACATTGTACGTACTGCCATGGTGCAGCACCTCTTCAAAAGATGGGGTATACATAGGGGAACCTCTCCTTTTCCGTTTATTCAGAAAAAGAGGAGTAAAGAGGGAAACCTATAAAACTGTATACAAAAAGGCCCGGAGCGCATACTCCGGACCTTCAATCTGTTCCGTTCATACGTAAACAGACGGTCGCCTCTCCGCTCAACTCTTCTCTTCTACTACTTCCTCATCTATCGCTCTCAACTTGCTCTCAACTAAACGCTAACCATACTGCTCACTTAACTGGTACTAAGCATAAACGTTCTTACCTATTGCTGTCAATTACTATTTTGCTTCGGCACGCAAGTCCGGTCTCAGAGCCGCAGCGCCTCCAAGAAATACATGACGCACCTCATGAATAGACTTTTCCGTGTTTACCAACATCATCACACGAACGCACTTGGCGAGACTTCCGGGAACGGGAATCTCGTTCGAGCAAAGAAGCGGCACAAGGTCCCATCCTTCAATTGCGCGTATTGCTCGTGCCGGAAATGCCGCATCCAGATCATGCGTGACGGTGATGATCACACTAGCCACATCATCTGCATGCAATTCATTGACCGCAATCAATTCATGCATTAACTGGCCTGTCGCAGCCAAAATACTACTCTCTTCATTCGCATCGACTGTAATCGCGCCGCGTATTCCACGTACTGCCATTACGCTTCTCCTCCTTCATACAGTTCGGCGAGCACAGCGCGCACCGGTTCTTCTTCTATGTTTTTATAAATATCAACTTTCCCAATCGCGGTTGGCAATACAAATACAAGCTTACCGCCCTCGCCTTTCTTGTCGCGGCGCATTACATCAAGCATCTCGTCCACATCAAGCGGAACCGGAAGCGCAACCGGAAGGCGATATTGACGCAGCACACGTACAGTGCGCTCACTTATATTCTCGGCAAGCCCCAGACGTTCTGCAAGGCGGGCAGCAGCGACCATACCGATCGCAACTGCTTCGCCATGATTAATGCCCTTATACCCGGTCAGTGCTTCAAACGCGTGACCGAACGTATGACCAAGATTCAAAATAGCGCGTAGTCCCTGTTCACGCTCATCCTGTGATACGACGGCAACCTTCACACTGCAAGCACGAAGCAAGGCTGCCTGCAGCAGTTCATGGTCGAACGCCTGTAAGCCATCGGCATTCTCCTCAAGCCATGTCACAAACGACGCATCCCAGATCAAGCCGTGCTTGATCACTTCTGCGAATCCAGACGCTACTTCACGCGGTGGAAGTGTGGTCAGCGCATTTGTATCATACGCGACGAGCTTCGGCTGGTGGAACGCACCAATAATATTTTTGCCGAGTGGATGATTCACGGCCACTTTGCCCCCGACACTGCTATCATGGGCAAGCAACGTGGTTGGCACCTGCACAAACGCGACACCGCGCATGTACGTTGCCGCAGCAAAGCCCGTAAGGTCACCAACGACCCCGCCTCCAAGTGCTAGGAAGGCGGATTTGCGGTCTAATCCTATTGTAAGCGCCTCTGTCATAATCTGCTCATAGATTGCCAGACTTTTCGCTTCTTCTCCTGCCGGAACGATAAAATGGTGGACGGCATAGCCGCCCTCCGTTAACAGCTGCACTGTATCTTCTAGATACAGCGGCGCGATATTTTGATCCGTTACGACAAACAGTTTACGCCCCGGTGCGATGCCTGCTTGTTGCAGCAGATCGGCAAGCTTCTGCCGCACACCTGGTCCGATCCAGATCGGATATGAACGCTCTCCAAGTTCTACCGTCAGACACTTCATGTCTTAAAACTCCTTTATGTGCGACAAATAAGCAGCATAGTTCGCTTTCATCTCTTCTAGCGAATCAGAACCAAATTTCTCGCACAGTGCATCCGCCAGCGTAAAGCTAACCACAGCTTCTGCCACCACGCTTGCCGCCGGTACGGCACAGCTATCAGAGCGCTCAATTGTCGCTTCGAATGTTTCTTTCGTATCGATATCCACGCTTTTCAGCGGCTTATACAGCGTTGGGATCGGCTTCATCACACCGCGCACGACAACCGGCATTCCATTTGTCATGCCGCCTTCAAGGCCACCCGCACGATTCGTGCTGCGTGCATATCCCTTTTGCTCGTCGAGAACAATCTCATCATGCACTTGCGAGCCCGGACGTGCCGCTGCTTCGAATCCAATGCCAATCTCTACACCTTTAAACGCCTGAATACTCATCATCGCCTGCGCAAGGCGTCCATCGAGCTTGCGATCCCACTGCACATGCGAACCAAGTCCGATCGGCAGCCCGTCTGCGATTACTTCGACGATGCCGCCAAGTGAATCACCGTCTGCTTTTGCCTTATCAATTAGATCCATCATGCGCTGGCCCGCTTCTGCATCAAGACAACGTACCGGAGACTCCTCTGTAATCTGGATTAATTCATCCATGCTTACTTGCACCGGCTTCGCTTCCACTTCGCCAATCCGCAGCACATGTCCACCGATTGTAATATCAAACTGTTCTAACAATTGGCGAGCTACAGCACCGACCGCTACGCGAATTGCTGTTTCCCGCGCACTGGAACGTTCCAGGATGTTGCGCATGTCTCGCTGGTTGTATTTCAACGCACCGTTGAGGTCAGCATGTCCCGGACGCGGACGTGCTACGCGCCGTTTTTCTTCGTATTCATCTGGATTAACCGGAGACGGGCTCATGATTTTTTCCCAGTGTGCCCAGTCTTTATTTTCGACAACCAGG
It contains:
- the aroC gene encoding chorismate synthase, whose product is MRYLTSGESHGPQLTAIIEGVPANVPLSIEKINEQLLRRMKGHGRGRRMQIEKDQVQIAAGVRHGKTTGAPICLVVENKDWAHWEKIMSPSPVNPDEYEEKRRVARPRPGHADLNGALKYNQRDMRNILERSSARETAIRVAVGAVARQLLEQFDITIGGHVLRIGEVEAKPVQVSMDELIQITEESPVRCLDAEAGQRMMDLIDKAKADGDSLGGIVEVIADGLPIGLGSHVQWDRKLDGRLAQAMMSIQAFKGVEIGIGFEAAARPGSQVHDEIVLDEQKGYARSTNRAGGLEGGMTNGMPVVVRGVMKPIPTLYKPLKSVDIDTKETFEATIERSDSCAVPAASVVAEAVVSFTLADALCEKFGSDSLEEMKANYAAYLSHIKEF
- the trpD gene encoding anthranilate phosphoribosyltransferase; this encodes MIKQVLEQVMRGESLSSTNAQVAMESIMSGEVPPARIAAFLTALRIKGETVSEIIGFARAMRGKAISFPNMGEGLVDTCGTGGDGGISFNISTAAALVAAAGGARVAKHGNRAVSSKSGSADVLEALGVTITGTPEAAAECLKKTDVCFLFAPTYHTAMKYAAGVRRELGIRTVFNLLGPLTNPAGADRQLMGVYDRQMGESAARALCELGVQHALVVTGADGLDEISISGPTHVVEVSGGEVISRIIHPEEFGLPVYPIEAVAGGGAKANAEIIQRILAGERGAYRDIVVLNAGAALYVSNRAASIHEGVALASELLDSGRVQQKLEQIIQVTGGVSHAS
- the trpE gene encoding anthranilate synthase component I, whose amino-acid sequence is MYTPSFEEVLHHGSTYNVIPIRYSFLADQATPIQLYETVRKPDSFLLESVEGGTRWARYSFIGLNPFLKCRVRDGALHVYRRGEVGTVYPGNPVEELRTLIDQFRSPRLADMPPFTGGAVGFLGYDTLQFVEALPKVAHDELALDTMNLLFVDEVIAYDHVRQEVSVIVNLLVPDNAQEAELQTAYIGVCSRIERIVKRLTASSTRLSHMGPIPREGAALSITSNMTKEQFIDRVQRAQEYIAAGDIFQVVLSQRFAAPSEADPLLVYRILRLTNPSPYMYYFEAEGTSVVGTSPELLVKVTGDKVETRPIAGTRPRGKNEAEDAALTADMLADQKELAEHLMLLDLGRNDVGRVASYGSVQVTQQMEVEYYSRVMHIVSHVCGELASDKEPFDALLSCFPAGTVSGSPKLRAMEIIAELEGEARGFYAGAVGYFSFCGNLDSCITIRTIVCKDGMAYVQAGAGIVADSVPESEYEETRNKAQAMFHALALAEKMTSLEEMRSHD
- the aroH gene encoding chorismate mutase; amino-acid sequence: MAVRGIRGAITVDANEESSILAATGQLMHELIAVNELHADDVASVIITVTHDLDAAFPARAIRAIEGWDLVPLLCSNEIPVPGSLAKCVRVMMLVNTEKSIHEVRHVFLGGAAALRPDLRAEAK
- the aroB gene encoding 3-dehydroquinate synthase, whose product is MKCLTVELGERSYPIWIGPGVRQKLADLLQQAGIAPGRKLFVVTDQNIAPLYLEDTVQLLTEGGYAVHHFIVPAGEEAKSLAIYEQIMTEALTIGLDRKSAFLALGGGVVGDLTGFAAATYMRGVAFVQVPTTLLAHDSSVGGKVAVNHPLGKNIIGAFHQPKLVAYDTNALTTLPPREVASGFAEVIKHGLIWDASFVTWLEENADGLQAFDHELLQAALLRACSVKVAVVSQDEREQGLRAILNLGHTFGHAFEALTGYKGINHGEAVAIGMVAAARLAERLGLAENISERTVRVLRQYRLPVALPVPLDVDEMLDVMRRDKKGEGGKLVFVLPTAIGKVDIYKNIEEEPVRAVLAELYEGGEA